Sequence from the Rutidosis leptorrhynchoides isolate AG116_Rl617_1_P2 chromosome 3, CSIRO_AGI_Rlap_v1, whole genome shotgun sequence genome:
atttataatgaaagatacgataatatctcaaaatatctaagatcataggatgatggaaactattgtctgcatgggtttagagtaatgagcaagatattcactaaagaccttagcagacattgaatcattcagattctttgaagtcaaacttattctttgtgatttgtccaaaactttcttcatagtttcgcataatcttcttttcggtactaaattttctattgaatgtttccattataatgatacacaggaagcacgaagaggtatataatttcgcacgagaatatttatgaaaatatcctcagaaatatcgaagatattgatgatgatattttggaatttctaagttcgacggttgatggagaaagattttttcgtaagattttaacatgacttcagagcaagatattctctaaagatttcaacggatccagaattatctgaattctttgaatatagggtatggtccttgtatttgtccttggtctccttcgtggttagctcaatccgttttccagttcccacgtttctgagcttttccaacgtactattctctatcatcaaacttccgacaatcaaggtcgtttacggttatctacagtttctgctgcttcattcagctttttcaaagttcaatatattaattcgtaggctgggtgcttttcaaaatttcagaatggaaggtcataattctaagagataaatgtcatacatataactgttaatgtagatatgctgtgagttttcaaagtactgattgctgattcctggtaattgttatggcagttctcgttacaagatacggatgagtatatgatagggtttcaatggataaatatagtgatttatcagagaggtttaagccaaggagtaatgagattgctggtaagtttactgataatgtggtggaatataaacggttccccggtaacgatgatgaaaggtaaacttatatatcaaagttataataagacttattcgaatgaaaggtcgatatactagctggagctgtgacaaaatttgctactttgaaaagggatcgcaaagttatttttgctaataaatgccaaaggatctgacgcggctacgtgttaaacttttactcagttgctgagagttcatcaggtgcataactagatgcataaatcttttcttccgtaaatgaagtgcagttgattcatcctatcgattgaggtgttttcaagaaacatgaaaggtttgaacgcagattgtaatcgtcaagatacaattggggtttaaggtgaaatcaagtggcaaatttgaagtattgtttagtttcatatgttatattaaatattttaattcattttaattgtccactgttgatagtcctcagttgattagtccacagttagctaggaacagttagctagaattttgttagcatggattcttaacaaaatttatcatagttaatttgtttgtttctatcatatttttatttcgtcaaatgttttcttcattatgccacttgttggattctgataggtcaaaatccaaatatgaaattgagtgaaaatggttattctgcgatgaacggatacgtatatcggtggttgtgagtaggatagtaaatgactgttgaatcagattcgaagaatgtacagtgtaacttattaatgcgaaatctaaatattcctcgggtattacctacccgttaaaatattttgatcattaaccgtttgtacaataaaaattttaattacaatctttatgaaaacatatatacatatatattttcttcaaacgtaattatggatttaatgagataatatgatattaatctcatttagtttaacgtccgaactagaatacataatctctaaaacattagagattacataatcgtcatgaataacaaagataattgatgtagaacgatacgtagaatgatgtttATACACGAGGTATATGATGAGGTGTTGAGTCATGGATTGTTGATTGATGGTATTAATGTTGCTGGTGTTGTTACTGAATCTTGTACGTTTTGCACTATatgttccaaagctacaactcgaacgcgaaactcgttgacttattactccaggatgattgtcggtcggaacgagcggatgaataaggtttagaattgtggatagaatataatcttatcgagttaccctggaaatgagactgaaaatggtgtctcgaacaggttcgtcggtaagcgcttcaggttcattgtcaagaggtgaattcggttggtggaagggatcgccttcttcgtgtctccattgtttaagtcgactacgaactcatcaaatgaattggggatgactgattgagtgATTCATTTCGGTTACACCGCTTTCggaatttaggtgaatatccatgtcgaaatagccgtcggaataactatcggaatagctatcgaaatctgtgggactcgaactagttgtgggattcatatcgtacgatcagatgaaggattttcgaaaaggaatagattataggatgtagattagtactctacaatacataatttacatatgcatatataatactaaaatcccataagttatggaggaatcgacggaagctgtcaggcaaagttacagtaacagatacgctaagatataaagtatcagatacgctaagatatgaattttgtctatacactattcatacagtcaatgcagtaaaacgtgtctagactaagattgataagcaagtgattccctaagaatgataagcagatgatttctgacaaaaatggtaagcaaaacttttgacatgcagacacggtcgaagtccagactcactaatgcatcctaacgactatcagttagacatattaatgcaagacatggtttactaagaccaccgctctgataccaactgaaaggacccgtactaatccatccggacgaagtccatatcgattataaacgattcacaatagttgattacatcgcgaggtacttgacctctatatgatacattttacaatcattgtattcgtttttgaaaagacaatctttcattacatcgaaagttgacggcatgcataccattttataatatatctaactataattgatttaataataatcttgataaactcaacgactcgaatgcaacgtcttttgaaatatgtcatgaatgactccaagtaatatctttaaaatgagcaattgcacagcggaagacttctttcatacctgagaatatcatgatttaaagtgtcaaccaaaaggttggtgagttcattagtttaacataaataatcatttccatcaattttaataaaccacaagattttcatttccggttctcataaataaacgtcccatgcatagagacaaaaatatcattcatatcgattgaacacctggtaaccgacattcacaatatgcatataagaatatccctatcattccgggatcctccttcggacatgatataaatttcaaagtactaaagcatccggtactttggatggggcttgttgggcccgatagatctatctttagagttcgcgtcaattagggtgtctgttccctaattcttagattaccagacttaataaaaagggcatattcgatttcgataattcaaccatagaatgtagtttcacgtacttgtgtctattccgtaaaacatttataaaagcagcgcatgcattctcagtcccaaaaatatatattgcaaaaacatttaaaaagggaataatgaaactcacctaatgtattttgtagtaaaaatacatatgtctatattgaacaactgaacaatgcagggttggcctcgaattcacgaacctatatcatttgtatatatattaaaatatataatcgtaatcgaacaagtttatatattatatcttaaattatatattatacttatctagtttgtgtatatatttatatagttatattgatatatatttgattagtattttaataaaaatacataacatgttatatatgagtatttatatcaactttgtaaaaaaaaaaacatacttacaaccttaataatatctttaaaaatttTATGTTCATAAAtgtaattatttttagtattattgatatagataatgctgataataataataataataattttaatattaatgacactactaataatgttatttaatgataatactaatactaatgttaataataataaaaattttaaaatcatgttaatactaataataataatagtacttaatgataatactagtaataataataatgataatactattaattataccaataatcatattactaatattattgataataatgattaacttaataacaacaaacaaaaataataataataataataataataataataataataataataataataataataataataataataataataatagaaaaggaGGCTACCTTAGAAGGAGCTTTTAAAAAAATTAGTGTCACGAACCGGACTCGAACAcccgacctctcgaacacccgcacTATCcctaaccattgggctgttgcccaaTTATCTGATTTATGCCTCTACTTAAATTATATGACCCGTATGTTCTGCTTCTtgtttctatcttcttcttttccAAGAAAAATAAAATGCCACCAACAGGGCTTGAACCCAAGATCTCTCGCTTAACACCAACACACCTAACCAATGAACTAATCGTTACTTCTTGAAATACTTCTGTAcgcttgtttatttatataaaacgttGGTTTATCATTTTCATCACAAGTTCATCAttttccatcatcatcattatctaccatggttcgttattatcattttatttctaatcatcatcattcataatcaTAATGTATCATCTCATTATCTTTTCGGCCCAATCATAGAGTTCGAACCAAAAGAGAATTTGCAGCCCAATTGATAAACAAACAGAAgctcaagaaaagaaaaaaaattacggTGTTTATTATTTCCCGTATTTGTTTCGATCCAGCACGACCACCATCACCCATCATTAGCTAACCTATAACCATAACATCCTCTATAATCCGCTGTAACCGTAAACGTTCATAAGATCATCATCTATATCGCCAACTATCTCTAATCATCCTCCTTTTTATCAAACATCATTAACATACTCTTCCTCAAAATCTTAATCTTAATGTTCTAAATTTTGAGCAAAGATGTCAACTAGCAGGCGGTATTGTTCAGTCCACTAGTAACTAAACAAATCCATTTTTATAAGCCTTCTATTCGTAAATGGATTGCAAGTAGGGACATGTTTCCATTTCATAACCGAAAGAACAAGGATAATGATAATGTTATCTACTAAAAAAAAACTAATAGTGGATTAGGTGGGTTATGTTGAGCATATGTCGGCCATCAAAGGTGGTTTCCTCCACTAGTAATTTTAATATGCACTATCTATAACTTTTTATCTCCAAGTTGATGGATATAATTTATAAAACTGCAAACCTTTTATCCTCAGGTTGAACAAGCATCACTTTTAACGTTTTCTTCCCTTTTTAATTCGTTAGATGTCTAAAGGCCTTGGGTTTCATTTGCAGCTGActcaaaagaaaagaaaagaacgaAAGTGTATTTTGTATGTGGTTGTTTATTGAAGATGATCAAAACAAGTTGTTTGCTGAGGTGTTGATGAGGTTGTTCGAATGAGAGAAAGAGACAGTAACAAAGGATTAGCAGTTTACAGTGGGTTAATGTGTTTGGAGATTGTATCAAGTAATCAAGGTTATTTATTTCACGATTGAAAACAGGAAATATTGTAAAAGGTTAATGGTGTTTGTTCTCGGTTATGATCAACACAGCAGAAAGAAGAAAACAAATATACACAAATATAGCGAGGGATGGTGGGTGATGGTTTAGTTGTACGAAACAGAATCAATAACAGAAGTTTAGGGGGATCGATGGTGTTGGGTTTTGATGGTGGTTGTGGGCTCAAGGTGGTTTGATTGTTTAATGGGTTTTCATAGGATTTGTGGTTACGAGTCTTTGCCTTTACGAGTTAATGAACGTTCATACACAGAAACATTTTTGTAGTAATTGTATGATCATATATGGTGGTTGTTTTGATGGTTGATGGCTATGGtagcaaaataaaaataaaaagaaacacaTGAAGTTTAAGTGATGATGATTCACGATGTGATTTGGTGATTAAAAGGTGACGGTTCTTGGTTGTCTTCGGTAATCAAAGGTGATAGTTTAAAGGAGTGCTTGTTAGAGTAGTTGTGGTGGTGACAAAAGGAAAAGAGATGATGGAAATCAAATAATTTACATGCTATTGGAATCGTTGGATTCATAAAGCAGATGTGGGTGTGGACTTTTAATATTCAGACAAAACGGGTatagaaagaaaataaaaaaaaataataagttgaGTCTGATAGCTAACAGCTTTTGTAAATTTCCTGTGATAGGATTCGATTTTGGAATGGAATTACAGACAGAAACTAAAGTAAGATTTTGATGTGTAACAAACCTGTACGAATCTATTTCtgttttataaattatatttaacttctttaaataaataattaagtattatatataaatattaattcttataatgttaataataattacaataataattgtaaataataataatactgataataataattattaatattaataataatactgattattaataataaaaataaaaataaatagttAATAATACTAAATCAACATTACAAGTAACAATGAatatattatctaataataatataagtgataTGAAAGATTTATcaagttacatgtattctattttAGCATtagattaatgttattaataattctggtatcgatattaataatagtaaaagtaataataatattatacaaatatattttcaacttgtaattacttttatatacatatacatatttatttacaaacaatagttcgtgaatcgtcggaaatagttaaaggtcaattgaatatatataacagttcaaaatttttgagactcaatattacaatctttgcttattttgtcgaaatcatataaagatttaggtttaaatttggtcggaaattcccgggtcatcacaccaacctaccgaggtatggctaatgaggagccatatgaacacatcactgaatttaatgggatatgtgctactaatcaggtaaacggtttcactgatgatgaggtacgtcttcgattatttccttattcacttaaggataaggcaaaacgatggtttctctccttgcccgcccggagtattaatacttgggcggaaATGAAAAAACGGTTTTTAGAGGAATTTTACCCCATAAGTAAAACTTCAGACAtgcgtacgcaaataaaatcttttaaacaattaccgggtgaattatttcatgaagcgtatgaacgtctgaaggagttacttagggcatgcccacaccatgagatacccaagtgggaattggttaaagttttctatgatagtttAGATTCCCAAAACAGGCAGTTTCTTTTGGCTGCTAGTGGTGGGGCATTCTTAACTCGGTCTAGTGATGATGAATAGACGTTCTTTGAACAGTtaagcaagggttcaaaaacccaagcttcggttaatcgtaaacaacctagtacctcccgagtgaatcatgtttccgattcgggtggttcatctaggaacttagagcaggaatttgatgatttgaaaatgcttatatttaacaacccaaaccagggccttgcttgtaatgtttcgcaggtTCAGGAAGTATGTGAGATTTATGGAGATCCTTCTCACTTTGCATACGGATGTAGAAATGGGATTCCACCGGTAAATCAGCACATAGTGGAAGAACAAGTTAACGAGGTTCAGGGACGGAGATTTGATCCATACTCCAACACGTATAATTCGGGTTGGAGAAATCATCCTAATTTCAGTTGGAGCAATAACAACGCTGTGAATGCTAACCAAGGGAACCAACTTCGACTACAAAACAACTTTCAAAACCAGGGTAACTTTCAGAACCAAGGCAACTACCAAAGAAACTATCAAAATCCTTATCTCAACAaccgaaaccaaaaccaaaacaattaTCAAAACCAaggccaaaaccaaaaccaaaatcaaaacaGTACTTCAACTAATCAACCATCTAGCTCGAATGCTAAGATGGATGCGTTCATCTCTGAAATGCGAAAAATGATAGAAGTACAAAATAAGTCGATTGGTGCATTGGCTAAGGAGATCGGTAATCTAGCGGAAAGTAAGGGAAATAGGGAACCAGGTACAATTCCAAGCTACACGGTTCTAAATCCAAATCATAAGGATCAAGGAAAAGGGCATAGTGTTAACATGGTAGGTACTTTGAGAAGCGGAAAGAAGTATGACAATAAGGTTAGTGAAAAAGAGGTAGTGCAACCAGAGTCAAGTAAGTCTCCTATTGTTCTTGATAAGGAAGAGGTAAGTGAAGTTGATGACCAGGGAAAAAGGGTGAAAAATAAGGACCCAATTGTTATTGAGATCGGGAAATCGGAGACGGAATCAAAATCCGTCCCATTTCCCAAGGCCTTAGAGTCCCCaaaccaattcccttatgggaaaaagggaccaCAACCAGAGGACATGTGGGAAACGTTTAAACAGGTTAAGATAAATTTACCCCTCCTCGATGCTATTAGGCAAGTCCCGTCTTATGCTAAATTTTTAAAGGACCTTTGCACTCAAAAGAGGAAGCAAAGGGCGACTTTACCCAAAAAGGTGGAGCTAACCGAGCACCTAAGTGCGGTTGTTTCGGGTACACTTTcacctaagtttaaggacccaGGAACCCCATTGATAGCTGTGACTGTAGGAAATGTGAATGTGAAAAAGGCGTTATTGGACCTAGGAGCTAGCATAAATATTTTACCTTTTTGTCTAGTTGACCGATTTGAATTGGGATTAATGAAAAGAACCGACATAATTGTTCAACTAGCGGACTAGTCAATCAAAATGCCTAGGGGGATATTAGAAGATGTGATAGTAAAAGTGGAGGATTTCTATTACCCAGTTGACTTTGTTGTTATGGACATTGAACCTAGGAATAGAGATGCCTAACCCACTATAATCTTGGGATGCCCGTTTTGGCCACCATTAATGCTCACATTAATTGTCGAACAGGATCTATGGACATATCTTTCGGTAATCGCAAGATGAGGATTAATATCTTTAATTCTCTTCATACACCGGATGTCCATGAATGCTATCGTATAGATGTGATTGATGAATTAGTGGAAAAACATACTTCTCACCAAATAACCAATGACCCAGTAGAAATTTTTTGCTTAGGTGACAAAGAGGATGTTGAGTGTGAAGAGGTCAAGGCAGTAGAATTAGCAGTAGCAAATACAATGGATGCTAGGTTGCCACCATGGACTCATAAATATGAGTCACTACCTAAATCCATTGATACTAATACGAGACCTTCACTAGAGTCACCACCAACTCTTAAGTTAAAACTGTTACCTTCTCATTTGAAGTATGCATTTTTAGGTACTGACGGTACTTTGCCAGTTATTATTGCTTCAGATTTGATAGGTGTGCAGGAAAAAGCCTTGATGGAAGTGCTTCATAAGTACAAGGCTGCAGTAGGGTGGACGATAGCTGATTTAAAAGGGATAAGTCCCTCAGTGTGTATGCATAGGATAGTTACAGATCCGGAGGTTAAACCTGCTCATGATACGCAACGCAGGTTAAACCCGAATATGCAGGAAGTTGTAAAGAAGGAAGTTCTCAAGTAGTTAGATGCAGGGATTATTTTCCCTATTTCAGATAGTCAGTGGGTAAGCCCCACACAAACAGTGCCAAAGAAAGCTGGGATAACAGTAATGGAAATAGAGGAAGGTGAAAAGATCACAACCCATCCCGTGACGGGTTGgtgggtatgtattgattacaggaaGCTGAATGCTGCGACtttaaaagatcactttcccttgccttttattgatcaaatcatCGAAAAGTTGTCAGGTCAGAAATTTTATTGTTTCTTAGATGGGTATTCGGGATATAATCAAATACCTATTCACCCTAATGACCAAGAAAAAATGACTTTTACTTGTCCTTATGGAACTTATGCTTTTAGACGAATGCCTTTTGGTTTATGTAATGCACCTGCtacttttcaaaggtgtatgatgagtaTTTTCTCAGAGTTAATTGGCGAGTCTTTAgaaattttcatggatgatttttcaataTTTGGAAAGTCTTTTGAGTCGTGTTTGAATATGTTGGAAAAAGTTTTAAAGAGGTGTACCGAGACCAACCTTGTCCTTAGTTGGAAAAAGAGCCACTTTATGGTAAGGGAAGGGGTGGTTTTGGGACACATTGTGTCTGAACAGGGATTCGAAGTCGATAGGGTAAAAGTGCAACTTATTTCCACATTACCTCCACCAACCAATGTTTGGGACATGCGAGATTCTAtcgtaggtttatcaaagattttagcattatttctaaaccattgtgtaatTTGTTATTAAAAGACACACCTTTTGACTTTGATGACCAATGTAAGGAAGCCTTTAACACCCTTAAGTGTAAGTTGACCGAAGCACCCATTTTGCAATCACCCGATTGGACCAAACCATTTGAAATTATGTGCGACGCTAGTGATTTTGCGGCTGGGGCTGTTTTAGATCAAAGAGTTGATAGGAAACCGGTTGTtatctattatgctagtaagatgttctCGGATGCCCAGGTGAATTATACTACAACCGAGAAAGAATTATTAGATGTAGTGTTTGCCTTAGACAAATTTAGATCGTATTTGTAGGTGTCTAAGGTAGTTGTCTTTTCGAACCATAGTGCCCTAAGGCACTTGCTTGAGAAGAAAGAGTCTAAGCCTAGATTGATTAGGTGGATTTTGTTGCTACAAGAGTTTGATTTGGAAATAAGGGATAAAAAGGGTATAGAGAATGTGGTTGCCGACCATTTATCTAGGATACCCCCGCCACCGTTTGACCCTGCTAAACCGATCCAGAAGAATTTCCCTGATGAGTGTTTGTTTAGTGTTGTGCAGGTATCTTGGTTCGCTCATATTGTTAACTATTTGGTGACTAAAAAAGTACCGGAGCATTGGAACAAGCACAAGAAGGATTACTTTTTCTCACAGGTTAAGCGTTAAATTTGGGAGGACCCAGTTCTTTACCGGATTGAACCCGATCAAATCATAAGAAGATGTGTGGCGGAAGATGAGCATAAGGACATTCTAGATC
This genomic interval carries:
- the LOC139900860 gene encoding uncharacterized protein, whose product is MVGDGLVVRNRINNRSLGGSMVLGFDGGCGLKVQEVCEIYGDPSHFAYGCRNGIPPVNQHIVEEQVNEVQGRRFDPYSNTYNSGWRNHPNFSWSNNNAVNANQGNQLRLQNNFQNQGNFQNQGNYQRNYQNPYLNNRNQNQNNYQNQGQNQNQNQNSTSTNQPSSSNAKMDAFISEMRKMIEVQNKSIGALAKEIGNLAESKGNREPGTIPSYTVLNPNHKDQGKGHSVNMVGTLRSGKKYDNKVSEKEVVQPESSKSPIVLDKEEVSEVDDQGKRVKNKDPIVIEIGKSETESKSVPFPKALESPNQFPYGKKGPQPEDMWETFKQVKINLPLLDAIRQVPSYAKFLKDLCTQKRKQRATLPKKVELTEHLSAVVSGTLSPKFKDPGTPLIAVTVGNVNVKKALLDLGASINILPFCLVDRFELGLMKRTDIIVQLAD